A window of Roseovarius sp. THAF27 contains these coding sequences:
- a CDS encoding MerR family transcriptional regulator, with protein sequence MAKSADAFRTISEVADWLETPAHVLRFWESKFSQVKPVKRAGGRRYYRPADMKLLGGIKKLLHDDGMTIKGVQKMLREQGVGHVSDFSQPLGDAADDVIIDHLEEAPAEASESQLPGAGASVAASEPQPSDTGMRTPMPPQTPQAETSAPSDVSSAAEVEPEDAGTTPEQPSSGATPDPEPRTPSAAPEPPPVASDLPPRPEMTNDRALPPTPEREEETESAALTFSRHKPEPAPMPEVEPDPTAETQDVSDGGAQLPSFLQRDEAPPGASQSNEDQAQDPQVADDTPETPKPSLAVDVPDDPEDEVAADAGVLTLLSRIERPLSPDTIAGLEGLLPRLRATTGTAARE encoded by the coding sequence ATGGCCAAATCCGCCGACGCCTTTCGTACAATCAGCGAAGTTGCCGACTGGCTGGAGACTCCGGCGCATGTGCTGCGTTTCTGGGAAAGCAAGTTCAGTCAGGTAAAGCCGGTGAAGCGCGCCGGTGGACGGCGGTACTATCGCCCCGCCGACATGAAACTGCTGGGCGGTATCAAGAAACTGCTCCACGATGACGGCATGACGATCAAGGGCGTGCAAAAGATGCTGCGCGAACAGGGTGTCGGGCACGTATCGGATTTTTCTCAGCCCCTGGGCGACGCCGCGGATGACGTGATTATAGATCACCTCGAAGAGGCCCCTGCCGAAGCGTCAGAGTCGCAACTTCCCGGTGCCGGTGCCTCCGTTGCCGCATCCGAACCGCAGCCATCGGATACCGGGATGAGGACGCCCATGCCTCCGCAGACACCCCAGGCCGAAACTTCGGCGCCTTCTGACGTGTCTTCTGCTGCTGAAGTGGAACCTGAAGACGCCGGGACGACGCCGGAGCAGCCATCATCCGGGGCAACGCCCGACCCCGAACCACGAACGCCGAGTGCGGCTCCCGAGCCGCCTCCGGTCGCATCCGATTTGCCGCCCCGTCCGGAAATGACGAATGATCGTGCCCTCCCGCCCACTCCGGAGCGGGAAGAAGAAACCGAGAGCGCAGCTTTGACGTTCAGCCGGCACAAGCCGGAGCCCGCGCCTATGCCCGAAGTCGAGCCCGATCCGACCGCCGAGACGCAAGATGTGTCGGATGGTGGCGCCCAATTGCCGAGTTTTCTGCAACGCGATGAGGCGCCTCCTGGGGCGTCACAGAGCAACGAGGATCAAGCGCAGGATCCGCAAGTGGCGGACGATACGCCTGAAACGCCGAAGCCTTCGCTTGCCGTGGATGTGCCCGACGATCCGGAAGACGAGGTTGCCGCAGACGCAGGCGTTCTGACCTTGCTCTCGAGGATCGAGCGCCCTCTTTCACCCGACACGATTGCCGGGCTTGAAGGCTTGCTTCCGCGACTGCGGGCCACGACGGGCACCGCTGCCAGAGAGTAG
- the plsX gene encoding phosphate acyltransferase PlsX produces the protein MTASADKTGKTDGRILISVDAMGGDLGPATVVAGISTSAKKNNRIGFILHGPEDVLKPLVAKRKHLAGRCEIRNAGDVVEMEDKPSQALRQGKGTSMWSALESVRNGEANVCVSCGNTGALMLMSVIRLRKLPGIYRPAIAVLWPSQNPQRHNIMLDGGADIRADAKDLMQYALMGTSYARNGFGLDRPRVGLLNVGTEEHKGRSELREAYDLIEGNARNGDFEFVGFVEGRDLPGTVCDVIVTDGFTGNVALKTGEGTAKLIRELLKEAFAHTPLSRLASILALTSLRRMGKRIDPSRANGGVFLGLNGTVVKSHGSADATGISAAVKLAFELADTGFTEKLAARVASASMLEQDGENEPDSSGEQA, from the coding sequence ATGACGGCATCGGCCGACAAGACCGGCAAGACCGACGGGCGCATCCTCATCTCTGTAGACGCCATGGGGGGCGATTTGGGCCCGGCAACCGTCGTTGCCGGGATTTCCACGTCTGCGAAGAAGAACAATCGGATCGGTTTCATTCTTCACGGCCCCGAGGACGTGTTGAAGCCGCTCGTTGCCAAGCGCAAGCACCTGGCCGGTCGATGCGAGATTCGGAACGCCGGCGACGTGGTGGAGATGGAGGACAAGCCGAGCCAGGCGTTGCGCCAAGGCAAGGGCACCTCGATGTGGTCGGCCCTGGAATCCGTGCGCAACGGCGAGGCGAATGTCTGCGTCTCTTGCGGCAACACCGGCGCGCTGATGCTGATGTCGGTCATACGGCTGCGCAAGTTGCCCGGCATCTACCGCCCCGCAATCGCGGTGTTGTGGCCTTCGCAGAACCCGCAGCGGCACAACATCATGCTGGACGGTGGCGCCGATATTCGCGCCGACGCCAAGGACCTCATGCAATACGCGCTCATGGGAACGTCCTATGCGCGGAACGGTTTCGGGCTGGACCGCCCCCGTGTGGGCCTGCTGAATGTCGGCACGGAAGAGCACAAGGGCCGCTCCGAGCTGCGCGAGGCCTATGACCTGATCGAGGGCAATGCGCGGAACGGCGATTTCGAGTTCGTGGGGTTTGTCGAGGGACGCGACCTGCCCGGCACGGTGTGCGACGTGATCGTGACGGACGGATTTACCGGCAATGTGGCGCTCAAGACCGGGGAAGGCACGGCGAAGCTTATTCGAGAATTGCTCAAGGAGGCCTTTGCGCATACTCCGCTGTCGCGTCTTGCATCTATCCTGGCGCTGACATCGCTGCGCCGGATGGGCAAGCGGATCGATCCAAGCCGCGCCAACGGCGGTGTCTTCCTCGGCCTCAACGGTACGGTGGTGAAATCACACGGCTCGGCAGACGCGACGGGCATTTCCGCTGCAGTGAAACTGGCCTTCGAGCTGGCCGATACCGGCTTTACCGAAAAACTGGCCGCACGGGTTGCATCTGCGAGCATGCTTGAACAGGATGGCGAAAACGAACCCGACAGTAGCGGTGAACAGGCATGA
- the scpB gene encoding SMC-Scp complex subunit ScpB produces MSDGIENEAPQNESLFEAPPMAEQERMCEAILFATAEPISAKEIEARMPHGCDAAEALVHLRKRYEGRGVHLVKVGDAWAMRTAADLGFLMQKETVETRKLSRAAIETLAIIAYHQPVTRAEIEEIRGVSVSRGTVDQLLEMEWIRFGRRKMTPGRPVTFVVTQHFLDHFGLENARDLPGLKELRAAGLLENRPPPGEMPQMGEGDEDLSEETEEGQSELFED; encoded by the coding sequence ATGTCTGACGGGATCGAGAACGAAGCGCCGCAGAATGAAAGCCTTTTCGAGGCGCCGCCCATGGCGGAGCAGGAACGCATGTGCGAAGCGATCCTGTTTGCCACCGCCGAGCCGATTTCCGCAAAGGAGATCGAAGCCCGGATGCCCCACGGCTGCGATGCCGCCGAAGCCCTGGTGCACCTGCGCAAGCGCTACGAAGGGCGCGGCGTGCATCTGGTGAAGGTGGGCGATGCTTGGGCCATGCGTACCGCAGCCGACCTCGGCTTCCTGATGCAAAAGGAAACGGTCGAGACCCGGAAGCTCAGCCGCGCCGCGATCGAGACACTGGCCATCATCGCCTATCACCAACCTGTCACCCGCGCCGAGATCGAAGAAATCCGTGGTGTCAGCGTCAGTCGCGGCACGGTCGACCAGCTGCTGGAAATGGAGTGGATCCGGTTCGGGCGTCGCAAGATGACACCGGGCCGGCCCGTGACCTTTGTCGTGACCCAGCATTTCCTGGATCACTTCGGCCTGGAAAACGCGCGCGATCTGCCCGGTCTGAAGGAACTGCGCGCCGCGGGCCTTCTGGAAAACCGGCCACCGCCCGGCGAGATGCCCCAAATGGGGGAAGGCGACGAGGACCTGTCGGAAGAGACTGAAGAAGGTCAAAGCGAACTTTTCGAGGACTGA
- the nagZ gene encoding beta-N-acetylhexosaminidase — MHPGGDALTSLSATILGVAGTELTVEEAALFKEARPFGFILFARNIETPDQVRALCDSLRKAAGHEAPILIDQEGGRVQRLRGPVWREWLPPLEQVQLAGSRAEDAMYARYRIIAHELLELGVDSNCAPLVDIATRQTHPFLKNRCYGHSADTVAKVGRAVANGLLDGGVLPIVKHIPGHGRAQVDSHLDLPVVETDFETLSDTDFRPFAALNDLPMGMTAHLVYTACDTRPATTSPEMMRVIRDRIGFDGLIMTDDISMKALKGDLAELSRQSLAAGCDVVLHCNGEFDEMTAVAGASGSLEGDARRRADAALAARKGPAEVDIPALEAKLTELLHGRGNV; from the coding sequence TTGCATCCCGGTGGTGACGCGTTGACTTCGCTTAGCGCCACGATCCTGGGCGTGGCCGGTACGGAACTGACAGTGGAAGAGGCGGCGCTTTTCAAAGAGGCGCGGCCCTTCGGTTTCATTCTTTTTGCACGCAATATCGAGACCCCGGACCAAGTGCGCGCTCTGTGCGACAGCTTGCGCAAGGCGGCCGGCCACGAGGCCCCGATCCTGATTGACCAGGAAGGGGGACGCGTTCAGCGCCTGCGCGGTCCGGTCTGGCGCGAGTGGTTGCCACCGTTGGAACAGGTACAGCTTGCCGGTTCGCGTGCCGAGGACGCGATGTACGCTCGCTACCGGATCATCGCGCATGAACTGCTGGAATTGGGGGTAGACTCCAACTGTGCACCTCTTGTCGACATCGCGACACGGCAAACGCATCCATTCCTGAAAAACAGATGTTATGGACATAGTGCCGATACGGTGGCGAAGGTTGGCCGTGCGGTGGCGAATGGTCTTCTGGACGGTGGCGTATTGCCGATCGTCAAGCACATCCCCGGTCACGGCCGAGCCCAGGTTGACAGCCACCTTGACCTGCCTGTCGTCGAGACGGATTTCGAAACGCTTTCTGATACCGACTTTCGGCCGTTCGCAGCGTTGAATGACCTGCCCATGGGAATGACTGCACATCTTGTCTATACGGCCTGCGACACGCGTCCCGCCACGACCTCGCCCGAAATGATGCGCGTCATTCGCGACCGCATCGGCTTTGACGGGCTGATCATGACGGACGATATCTCGATGAAGGCGCTCAAGGGCGACCTGGCCGAACTTTCCCGGCAGTCGCTCGCGGCTGGCTGTGACGTGGTCCTTCATTGCAACGGCGAATTTGACGAGATGACCGCTGTCGCCGGGGCCTCCGGCTCGCTTGAAGGCGACGCACGCCGTCGGGCCGATGCAGCGCTTGCCGCTCGAAAAGGCCCGGCCGAGGTTGACATTCCCGCGCTTGAGGCAAAGCTGACCGAACTGCTACACGGTCGGGGCAATGTCTGA
- a CDS encoding ScpA family protein, protein MSEDAFEETDKIESVSDRMAAEALIVDVDGYEGPLDLLLTLSRTQKVDLRKISVLQLAEQYLAFVERAKALRLELAADYLVMAAWLAFLKSRLLLPPDPAEEGPSGEELAAHLAFQLERLQAMREASARLMGRDQLGRDFFARGLPEDVTRIRRVQYTATLLDLMQGYARIRTRDEFRPYAFDREALFTLEQALDRMRGLIGFAGTWTDIASYLPEGFTSDPGRRRSATASTFAAALELTKEGKVELRQSEVFAPLELRRKG, encoded by the coding sequence ATGTCTGAAGACGCGTTCGAGGAAACAGATAAGATCGAGAGCGTAAGCGACCGCATGGCGGCCGAAGCGCTGATCGTGGACGTCGACGGCTACGAGGGGCCGCTCGACCTTCTGCTTACGCTCAGTCGCACGCAGAAGGTTGACCTGCGCAAGATATCCGTTCTGCAACTGGCCGAGCAATATTTGGCATTTGTCGAACGTGCCAAGGCGCTGCGCCTGGAATTGGCCGCGGATTATCTGGTGATGGCGGCCTGGCTCGCATTCCTCAAATCTCGGCTTCTTCTTCCACCCGATCCCGCCGAAGAAGGCCCGTCGGGCGAAGAGCTGGCCGCGCACCTGGCGTTCCAGCTGGAACGCCTGCAAGCTATGCGCGAGGCGTCAGCCAGGCTGATGGGGCGCGACCAGTTGGGACGCGACTTCTTTGCCCGTGGCCTGCCCGAGGACGTGACCCGCATTCGTCGCGTGCAATACACCGCCACGCTTCTCGACCTCATGCAAGGCTACGCGCGGATCCGCACCCGGGATGAGTTTCGGCCCTACGCGTTCGACCGCGAAGCGCTGTTCACCCTGGAACAGGCGCTTGACCGAATGCGGGGGCTGATCGGGTTCGCAGGCACATGGACCGATATCGCGTCCTACCTGCCGGAGGGTTTTACCTCCGATCCAGGACGCCGGCGCTCTGCCACGGCGTCGACCTTTGCCGCGGCCCTGGAGCTGACGAAGGAAGGCAAGGTAGAACTGCGCCAGTCCGAGGTTTTCGCTCCGCTGGAATTGCGGCGAAAGGGATAG
- the rpmF gene encoding 50S ribosomal protein L32: MAVQQNKVSKSRRNNRRAHDSLEGANPNECPNCGELKRPHHVCVACGHYADREVIALDDEVDLDEDAA; this comes from the coding sequence ATGGCTGTCCAACAGAACAAAGTATCGAAATCGCGCCGGAACAATCGCCGGGCGCATGACTCGCTTGAGGGTGCCAACCCGAACGAGTGCCCCAACTGCGGTGAACTGAAGCGCCCGCATCACGTGTGTGTCGCCTGCGGTCACTATGCGGACCGCGAAGTCATCGCGCTGGATGACGAGGTCGATCTGGACGAAGACGCAGCCTAA
- the ihfA gene encoding integration host factor subunit alpha yields MTNNTLTRMDLSEAVFREVGLSRNDSAQLVESVLEHMSDALVRGEQVKISSFGTFSVRDKSARVGRNPKTGEEVPINPRRVLTFRPSHLMKDRVAAGNKG; encoded by the coding sequence ATGACAAACAACACGCTGACAAGGATGGACCTGAGCGAGGCGGTGTTCCGCGAAGTGGGCTTGTCGCGCAACGACTCTGCCCAGTTGGTCGAAAGTGTTCTGGAGCATATGTCGGACGCACTGGTGCGCGGTGAACAGGTCAAGATCTCTTCTTTCGGCACGTTTTCGGTGCGCGACAAGTCGGCCCGCGTGGGGCGGAATCCGAAAACCGGCGAAGAGGTTCCGATCAATCCCAGGCGGGTTCTGACCTTTCGCCCATCGCACCTCATGAAGGACCGGGTCGCGGCGGGCAACAAAGGCTGA
- a CDS encoding SPOR domain-containing protein — MAGAAISLALVVGIGVWGYKILVRDVSGVPVVRAAEGPMRIQPKDPGGATAEHQGLAVNGVAADGSAAKPADRLVLAPEPLTLSLEDTPQSELRVAASADAPADAADEVSPRAEAQDAVESDEDAATLAALNTLADELSEGVEPMTPLASTESSDNDAEASAEQEAEPESERTAALSSEGLGRSLRPKARPVQLASVEDAVAASVAAQAAAAPEVDPDSIPVGTRMAQLGAFESAAVAEQEWAKLSKRFSEYLDAKQRVIQKAQSGGRTFYRLRAMGFTDLSDARRFCSALVAEKADCIPVVTR; from the coding sequence ATGGCAGGGGCTGCTATCTCTTTGGCTCTCGTGGTCGGTATCGGGGTCTGGGGCTACAAGATTCTTGTGCGCGATGTCAGCGGCGTACCTGTCGTTCGCGCTGCCGAAGGTCCGATGCGCATTCAGCCCAAGGACCCGGGCGGTGCGACCGCCGAACATCAGGGCCTCGCGGTGAACGGCGTGGCCGCGGACGGCTCTGCTGCCAAACCGGCCGACCGTCTCGTGTTGGCACCCGAACCGCTGACGCTAAGCCTTGAAGACACGCCGCAATCGGAATTGAGGGTCGCCGCTTCCGCCGACGCGCCTGCTGACGCCGCCGACGAGGTGTCACCCCGGGCAGAGGCCCAGGATGCAGTCGAGTCCGACGAAGACGCGGCGACGCTGGCGGCTCTGAACACGCTGGCCGATGAATTGTCCGAAGGCGTGGAGCCGATGACGCCCCTGGCGTCGACCGAAAGCTCCGACAACGACGCCGAAGCGTCAGCCGAACAGGAAGCCGAGCCTGAGTCCGAGCGCACCGCGGCTCTGTCCTCCGAGGGCCTTGGCCGCTCTCTTCGTCCCAAGGCACGCCCGGTCCAGCTGGCAAGTGTCGAGGATGCCGTTGCTGCAAGTGTCGCGGCCCAAGCGGCAGCCGCACCGGAAGTGGATCCCGACAGCATTCCGGTCGGCACCCGCATGGCACAGCTTGGTGCGTTCGAAAGTGCCGCGGTCGCGGAACAGGAATGGGCCAAACTCTCCAAGCGGTTCTCGGAATACCTGGACGCCAAGCAGCGCGTGATTCAGAAAGCGCAAAGCGGAGGGCGGACTTTCTACCGCCTGCGGGCAATGGGCTTCACAGATCTCAGCGACGCTCGGCGCTTTTGCTCGGCCTTGGTCGCGGAGAAGGCCGATTGCATCCCGGTGGTGACGCGTTGA
- a CDS encoding beta-ketoacyl-ACP synthase III codes for MTIRAVVDGVGHYLPERVVPNSHFETFLDTTDEWIRTRSGIERRHFAAEDQTTSDLGTRAAIAAMENAGVSPEDIDGILVATSTPDLTFPSVATMIQKELGMTRGFGFDVQAVCAGFVYALANANALIVSGQAKRLLVIGAETFSRIMDWTDRSTCVLFGDGAGAVVLSAAEAEGAPSDRGILSTDLNSDGRYLDMLYVDGGVSSTGTSGKLKMQGNLLFRQAVEKLTTTAEAALGKAQLTDDDVDWIVPHQANIRIIQGTAKKLAIPMDRVVVTVQDHGNTSAASIPLALSVGVSEGKIKRGDLIVSEAIGGGLAWGAVVLRW; via the coding sequence ATGACGATTCGCGCCGTTGTAGACGGTGTCGGTCACTACCTTCCTGAACGAGTGGTGCCGAATTCACATTTTGAGACCTTTCTCGATACAACGGACGAATGGATCAGAACCCGCTCGGGGATTGAGCGGCGCCATTTCGCCGCCGAGGATCAGACGACCTCTGACTTGGGCACGCGCGCGGCTATCGCTGCAATGGAAAACGCGGGCGTAAGCCCGGAAGATATCGACGGCATCCTTGTCGCCACATCGACACCCGACCTTACCTTTCCGTCCGTCGCCACGATGATCCAGAAAGAACTGGGGATGACGCGCGGCTTCGGCTTTGATGTGCAGGCCGTCTGCGCGGGTTTCGTCTATGCGCTTGCCAACGCCAATGCGCTGATCGTGTCGGGCCAGGCGAAGCGCCTGCTGGTGATCGGGGCCGAGACCTTCAGCAGGATCATGGACTGGACCGATCGGTCGACCTGCGTTCTGTTCGGGGATGGTGCCGGCGCCGTGGTTCTGAGCGCGGCCGAGGCCGAGGGCGCTCCGTCCGATCGCGGAATTCTGTCTACCGACCTCAATTCGGACGGTCGCTACCTGGATATGCTCTATGTCGATGGCGGCGTGTCTTCGACCGGCACTTCGGGCAAGCTGAAGATGCAGGGCAACCTATTGTTCCGGCAGGCGGTTGAAAAACTGACCACGACCGCCGAGGCGGCCTTGGGCAAGGCCCAACTGACGGATGACGACGTTGACTGGATCGTGCCGCATCAGGCCAATATCCGCATCATTCAAGGCACCGCCAAGAAACTTGCCATTCCCATGGATCGGGTGGTTGTCACCGTTCAGGATCACGGAAACACCTCGGCCGCGTCCATTCCGCTGGCCTTGTCGGTCGGCGTGTCAGAAGGCAAGATCAAGCGCGGAGATCTGATCGTTTCCGAAGCGATCGGCGGTGGCCTGGCCTGGGGCGCCGTGGTTCTGCGCTGGTAA
- a CDS encoding 2'-deoxycytidine 5'-triphosphate deaminase has protein sequence MTGVLASQQLETMIQDGSLAAQPAVLSDQIQPASLDLRLGSVAYRVRASFLAGAGAKVADRLQEFEMHRIDLTDGAVLEKGCVYVVPLMESLDLPSDIHAVANAKSSTGRLDLLTRTITDGGEEFDRVTAGYSGPLYAEICPRSFSVLVRPGMRLNQIRFRAGQAVLNDAALSALHAQSPLVDGPPVISDGLGFSVDLKPAEGTLVGYRAKPHTGVIDLDNIAGYAPADYWEEVHSNTGRIILDPGAFYILVSREAVHIPPSYAAEMAPYLAMVGEFRVHYAGFFDPGFGHDAAGGAGSRGVLEVRCHEAPFVLEHGQIVGRLVYEQMDEVPQQLYGAGIASNYQGQGLKLSKHFRAA, from the coding sequence ATGACCGGCGTTCTGGCCAGCCAGCAACTCGAAACGATGATCCAGGACGGTAGCCTTGCGGCGCAGCCCGCGGTCCTGTCCGATCAGATACAGCCCGCCTCGCTGGATTTGCGCCTTGGATCGGTCGCGTACCGGGTGCGCGCCTCGTTCCTGGCAGGCGCCGGCGCCAAGGTCGCAGACAGGTTGCAGGAATTCGAAATGCACCGGATCGACCTGACCGATGGTGCGGTCCTCGAAAAGGGCTGTGTCTATGTCGTGCCCCTGATGGAAAGCCTGGATTTGCCCTCGGATATTCACGCCGTGGCGAATGCAAAGTCTTCGACCGGACGACTTGACCTGCTGACCCGGACCATCACCGATGGCGGCGAGGAATTCGACCGGGTCACTGCCGGCTATTCCGGCCCGCTCTATGCCGAGATATGTCCGCGCTCGTTCTCGGTGCTTGTCCGTCCGGGGATGCGCTTGAACCAGATCCGGTTCAGGGCGGGACAGGCCGTGCTGAACGATGCGGCCCTGAGTGCCCTTCATGCCCAAAGCCCCTTGGTCGACGGTCCGCCGGTGATCAGCGACGGGCTGGGCTTTTCGGTGGACCTGAAGCCGGCGGAAGGCACCCTGGTCGGGTACCGTGCCAAGCCCCACACCGGGGTCATCGATCTTGACAATATCGCCGGCTACGCGCCCGCCGACTATTGGGAAGAAGTCCACAGCAATACGGGGCGGATCATCCTGGATCCCGGTGCGTTCTACATACTCGTCAGCCGTGAAGCGGTGCACATCCCGCCATCCTATGCCGCCGAAATGGCCCCCTACCTTGCCATGGTGGGTGAATTCCGGGTGCATTACGCCGGTTTTTTCGATCCCGGATTCGGACATGACGCGGCGGGAGGTGCCGGTTCACGCGGCGTTCTGGAAGTACGCTGTCACGAGGCCCCTTTCGTGCTGGAGCACGGGCAGATCGTGGGTCGGCTGGTCTACGAGCAGATGGACGAAGTGCCACAGCAACTTTATGGCGCGGGAATAGCCTCGAACTACCAGGGACAGGGCCTCAAGCTGTCAAAGCACTTCCGCGCCGCCTAA
- a CDS encoding GNAT family N-acetyltransferase: MDEAEMLSKGRYRTRIADGDADIEAAQRLRQLAFRGGDSQDDLDRDQFDGICTHILVEDAQDKRLICCFRMLPLDGGDEIERSYSAQFYELSALRAFSGRMVEMGRFCIHPEARDPDILRVAWAEMTRYVDDNDVELLFGCSSFKGTDADDYLDAFAMLKERHLAPRRWLPRVKAPSVFRFAQKLRLRQPDAKLAMLRMPPLLRTYLVMGGWVSDHAVVDLQMNTLHVFTGLEINAIPPARKRLLRAVVQ, translated from the coding sequence ATGGATGAGGCCGAGATGTTGAGCAAGGGACGCTACCGCACGCGCATCGCCGATGGCGACGCCGACATAGAGGCGGCGCAGCGCCTTCGGCAACTGGCCTTCAGGGGCGGCGATTCCCAGGATGACCTCGACCGGGATCAGTTCGACGGCATCTGTACGCATATCCTTGTCGAGGACGCCCAGGACAAGCGCCTGATCTGCTGCTTCAGAATGCTGCCACTTGATGGCGGCGACGAGATCGAGCGCAGCTATTCCGCGCAGTTCTACGAATTGTCCGCGCTGCGGGCATTTTCCGGCCGGATGGTCGAGATGGGCCGCTTCTGCATCCATCCCGAGGCGCGTGACCCCGACATCTTGCGCGTGGCGTGGGCAGAGATGACGCGCTACGTCGATGACAACGACGTGGAACTGCTGTTCGGATGCTCGTCTTTCAAGGGAACCGACGCCGACGACTACCTCGACGCCTTCGCGATGTTGAAGGAACGCCACCTTGCGCCGCGGCGATGGTTGCCGCGCGTCAAGGCGCCTTCGGTGTTTCGCTTCGCGCAAAAGCTGCGCCTGCGGCAACCCGATGCCAAGTTGGCCATGCTGCGAATGCCGCCACTGCTGCGCACATACCTGGTGATGGGCGGCTGGGTCAGCGATCACGCGGTGGTGGACCTGCAGATGAACACGCTTCACGTTTTCACCGGGCTCGAGATCAACGCGATCCCGCCAGCCCGCAAGCGCCTGCTTCGCGCCGTTGTGCAATAA
- a CDS encoding DUF177 domain-containing protein, whose translation MSEKTENPTVLHLAQMSMNRSHPFRIEPDAPDMARMAEDLGILALKKVRLEGAMHPDDGENWKLEARLGATVVQSCVVTLDPVTTRIDEEIVRKFRKDWPGVDTDMEEIEMPEDETIDPLSDQIDLWAVLQEAIALALPPYPRSTGTPSENAQYAPPGVTPMTDADAKPFAALAKLKGQLKDGD comes from the coding sequence ATGAGCGAAAAGACAGAAAATCCGACCGTGCTGCATCTGGCACAGATGTCGATGAACCGATCGCATCCATTTCGGATCGAGCCGGATGCTCCGGACATGGCGCGCATGGCGGAAGACCTCGGGATTCTCGCGCTGAAAAAAGTGCGACTCGAGGGCGCGATGCATCCTGACGACGGCGAAAACTGGAAACTCGAAGCACGGCTCGGGGCGACCGTGGTGCAGTCCTGCGTGGTGACGCTGGACCCTGTCACGACACGCATCGACGAAGAGATCGTCCGCAAGTTTCGCAAGGATTGGCCGGGCGTAGACACCGACATGGAAGAGATCGAGATGCCCGAGGACGAGACGATCGACCCGCTGAGCGACCAGATCGACCTGTGGGCTGTGCTGCAGGAGGCGATTGCGCTGGCGCTGCCGCCCTACCCTCGCAGCACGGGAACACCCAGTGAGAATGCCCAATATGCGCCCCCGGGCGTCACGCCGATGACGGACGCGGATGCCAAGCCTTTTGCCGCCCTCGCGAAACTGAAAGGCCAGTTGAAAGACGGCGATTGA
- a CDS encoding outer membrane protein assembly factor BamE produces the protein MKKRFARIGAIVCLVGALAACTPTYRNHGYMPLQEDLQNLVVGVDTRDTVNDVIGPPSSAGMLDRGDYYYVRSRVKEVGMYRPEVIERQVLAISFAPNDTIANIETFSLADGNIVPLTRRVTDSSVVGNGFLRQILGNFGNIDPGTFF, from the coding sequence ATGAAAAAACGGTTTGCCAGGATTGGTGCCATTGTGTGCCTTGTGGGGGCGCTTGCCGCCTGTACCCCGACCTATCGCAATCACGGATACATGCCGCTTCAGGAGGATCTTCAGAACCTTGTCGTGGGTGTGGACACGCGCGACACGGTCAACGACGTGATAGGACCGCCGTCTTCGGCCGGCATGTTGGACCGCGGCGACTATTACTACGTGCGCAGCCGCGTCAAGGAAGTGGGCATGTACCGTCCAGAGGTGATCGAGCGGCAGGTGCTGGCCATCAGTTTCGCGCCGAACGATACCATCGCCAACATCGAGACCTTCTCCCTGGCCGACGGCAACATCGTCCCACTGACCCGCCGCGTGACCGACTCTTCGGTGGTGGGCAACGGCTTCCTGCGTCAGATCCTGGGCAACTTCGGCAACATCGATCCCGGCACTTTCTTCTAG